The Aneurinibacillus migulanus genome contains the following window.
ATCTGATACGACAAATCTGGCGCCAATCGCGGCCGGAAGCGAATTGTATGAACATATTCGCCATTTGCTATATACGACGGTACCTGCTTCTATCGTAGGGCTTATTATATACTGGTTTGTTGGACGAGGCATAGACGTATCGGGCGTTGCGAGAGAAAAAGAAGTAGAGGCTATGTTATCAACATTGGATGCTTTATTTAACTGGAATATTCTACTTATTATCCCGGTTGTTCTCGTTATTGGCGGAGCCATTAAGAAGCTTCCTACTATCCCGGTGATGATAGCGTCGTCGGCGTTGGCGATTGCGTTGGGTCTTGCTTTCCAGTCCGTAAGCCTGGCGAGCGCATTCGAGTCGGTCGCAAACGGATTTAACATCGATATGATTAAGATGGAGGGCCTTAATACCGCTGCGATGGGAGATGATGTGAAAAAACTGCTGAATCGTGGGGGCATGAGCTCAATGCTGGGCACTGTACTCATTGCTTTCTGTGCATTCGCATTTGCCGGAATTATCTCAAAAGCAGGATGCCTGGAAGTCATTCTCGAGAAAATTAATGAAAAGGCAAAGTCACAGGGAAGCCTCGTATTTTCTACTGTGGCAGCCAGCATCACAATGGCGATTACGACAGGAAACTCCTACCTTTCAATATTGATTCCAGGGGAGTTGTTTAGAGACGTATACGTTCAGCGGGGACTTCATCCTAAAAACCTTTCCCGAACGCTGGAGGATTCCGGTTCTGTAGTTGTTCCGCTCATTCCGTGGTCGATGGCAGGCGTGTATATGTCTACCACACTGGGAGTGCCGGTACAGCAATACGCGCCATGGGCGATTATGTGTTACCTCGGATTGGTATTCGCCATTATTTACGGCTATACCGGATTTGCTATCGCCAAACTGGATAAAGGTTCGGACGATATGGATTTCCATGACGAACAAAACCTACAGGCCAAATAGAAAAAATAAGGAGAGAGTACTATGCTTACAATCATTAAGAATACAGATATTTATGCACCAGAACACCTCGGCACACAGGATATACTTATCGCAAACGATAAAATCGTAAAAATAGCCGAGAATATAGATGCGCACGGGTTGGAAGCCGAAATTGTAGATGGAGCCAATACGATTTGTATACCTGGTATTATTGATAGACACGTTCATATAACAGGCGGTGGTGGAGAGGGTGGGTTTTCCACCAGTACCCCTGAAGTGAATATGAGTACCTTGCTAAAGAACGGCATTACTACGGTAGTAGGACTTTTAGGGACAAATGATATTTCGAGAAGTGTAAAGAGCTTGCTTGCCAAGGCTAAATCATTGAATGAAGAAGGTATGACCGCTTATATCCTAACTGGAGGATATGGATACCCTTCCGCTACGCTAACCGGAGATGTTAGAGATGATATTATGTTTATTAGTGAAATTCTGGGGCTTAAATTAGCATTCGAGGATCATAGGGCTTCTCATATTACGAAAGAGGAACTGACACGGTTGGCTTCTTATGTCAGGGTCTCATCCATGCTTTCCAGAAAACCCGGTTTTATTCATCTTCATATGGGAAGTGGCAAGCATTTCTATAATATGCTGTACGATATTGTGGGAGAGAACGGCCTGCCGATTACGTTATTTAATCCAACGCATGTAAACAGAACC
Protein-coding sequences here:
- the nhaC gene encoding Na+/H+ antiporter NhaC translates to MNKKPSFFQAILPILAMFAILVIGYGIFRLKIEPLLICATIVAALVGKSIGLTWDDMMEGIIDKITKSLSAILILITVGILIGTWMLSGTIPMMVYYGLQFISPHYLFVTAFLVTALVSTFTGTSWGSAGTVGVAIIGVAMVLGVSLPITAGAIIAGAYFGDKMSPLSDTTNLAPIAAGSELYEHIRHLLYTTVPASIVGLIIYWFVGRGIDVSGVAREKEVEAMLSTLDALFNWNILLIIPVVLVIGGAIKKLPTIPVMIASSALAIALGLAFQSVSLASAFESVANGFNIDMIKMEGLNTAAMGDDVKKLLNRGGMSSMLGTVLIAFCAFAFAGIISKAGCLEVILEKINEKAKSQGSLVFSTVAASITMAITTGNSYLSILIPGELFRDVYVQRGLHPKNLSRTLEDSGSVVVPLIPWSMAGVYMSTTLGVPVQQYAPWAIMCYLGLVFAIIYGYTGFAIAKLDKGSDDMDFHDEQNLQAK
- the iadA gene encoding beta-aspartyl-peptidase, whose amino-acid sequence is MLTIIKNTDIYAPEHLGTQDILIANDKIVKIAENIDAHGLEAEIVDGANTICIPGIIDRHVHITGGGGEGGFSTSTPEVNMSTLLKNGITTVVGLLGTNDISRSVKSLLAKAKSLNEEGMTAYILTGGYGYPSATLTGDVRDDIMFISEILGLKLAFEDHRASHITKEELTRLASYVRVSSMLSRKPGFIHLHMGSGKHFYNMLYDIVGENGLPITLFNPTHVNRTVPLLEASAEFCRRGGSVDITSNIGISPKDSVLSAKKALLFLLQNGSSIDNITISSDGNGSMPLFDEDGRLSGMGVAGFEPTMDTLKALVLEENMDFAEALKPFTLNPAKALGIYPARGAVREGCFADMVLLDKELNIKDVYANGQAFVKEYEVIRKGTFE